Below is a genomic region from Brassica rapa cultivar Chiifu-401-42 chromosome A08, CAAS_Brap_v3.01, whole genome shotgun sequence.
ACATATTTAGTAACTCTAGTATGAGACAATCTTGATCTTGGTTTAGGAAACTTTGCAAGAAATAGTATTAATCTTTTTTTGGCTAATTATTTTCTTggtgctgaaaaaaaaaacagagcaacCTTCCTCTATTGTTCTACCCAGCAACAGGGAAAGTGATCTCTGAACCGTATGGGACGGTTCTTGTTCTGTCTAGCTGGAACTTTCCTATATGTAAGAACTGAATCTTGAATCAGTTCCATGTTCTTATGAGGTATTTTAAATAGAGTTAATATTgtgcttttttattttttgtaatcagCTTTGTCTTTAGACCCAATGATTGGGGCAATAGCAGCAGGAAATACCGTGCTACTCAAGGCGTCTGAATTAAGCCCTAACGCATCTGCCTTGCTCGCTAAGTTAATCCCGTCTTATCTCGACACTAAAGCCATCAAAGTTATTGAAGGAGGACCTGATATCGCAACAATCCTCTTACAGCATCAATGGGACAAGATCTTCTTCACAGGTATTATTCAGTTCATCCCTTAACATTCAATAACTCGCTTGTTGGGGCATAATTAGAGCCGGTCCTGAACATAGTCAAGTGAAACTTTGGCTTTagattctcaattttttttttgaattaatatatatgaacataAACTCccaaatcatttaaaataaaaaatttaactaaaattcATACTATAAAATTTTTTAAGATTTCCAAAATTTCAAGTATGGTAAAAAGCGGCATTCACATAATTGTTGTTGTGTATTTGTTTGTAGGAAGTCCAAAGATTGGAAAGATCATAATGGCTGCAGCTGCAGAGCATTTGACTCCTGTGACATTGGAGCTTGGTGGAAAATGTCCCACCATTATTGATCACCACTCTGTTTCAAAGGACATGAAGGCATGTACTTTATTATGTTTCTCTTAGCTCTAGTTTGATATGATAGTGAAAGTGTCTGGAATTTTTTATTGATGATGAGCATGTAGTCGGTTGTGAAGAGAATCTCTGGAGGAAAGTGGGGatcttgcagtggacaagcttGTATCTCTGTAGATTACGTTCTTGTCGAACAGAGTTTTGCTTCTACTCTGGTACGTACGTGTACACACAAAACGCAAATGCAAACGTTGTTTCTGCAGTATCTCTAAGCGTTTGGTGATTTTCTATAGATTGATATGTTTAAGCCGGTGATAAGGTCTTTCTTTGGGGAAAACCCTAAAGAATCTGGATGTCTCGCTAAGATTGTCACCAAGAAACACTTTCAGAGATTGTCTCGTCTTCTTAATGATCCTCGTGTTAAAGCTTCAATCGTCTATGGTGGCTCCATGGATGAAGAGAAGCTGTAAGCTTTTGATTCAATCATGTTTCTTGTATTACAAGTAATCTGTTCTACAAGTCATTTAACCTAAATTTGTTTGGCAGGTATGTTGAGCCAACGATCTTGTTGGATCCTCCTCTTGATTCTGAGATAGTGAATGAAGAAATATTTGGCCCAATTCTCCCTATTATCACAGTAAGTATAAAATCTTAGTTAGTAAATATCAAATTATCGTTGctgatttttgtttatttccTCTGATGTAATGAAAGTTACGTGACATCCAAGAAAGCATAGGGTTCATCAAGTCAAAACCAAAGCCACTTGCCATCTATGCATTCACCAAAGACGAGAACCTTAAAACTAGAATCTTGTCAGAAACATCCTCTGGAAGTGTTACCTTCAACGACCTCATGATCCAGGTAGATTAATCTCCACAAAATTAGTCTAGGCTGAGTAGGGTAAACTTTGTATTTTGACTCTGATTAGACAATTTAGAACTTCATTAAAGTTTAAGTGTTATTGAACTTTCAGTATATGTGTGATGCATTGCCCTTTGGAGGAGTAGGACAGAGTGGAATGGGAAGGTATCACGGGAAATACTCATTCGAATGTTTCAGTCACGAGAAGGCAATAATGGAAGGAAGCTTAGCAATGGATCTTGAAGCTCGATACCCTCCATGGAACAACTTCAAGCTCAACTTTATTAGGCTCGCATTTCGTGAAGCTTACTTCAAGCTTGTCCTCTTAATGCTTGGTCTGACAAAAGGAGTGAGAAAGTGagacacacgaacacacactaaatatatatgaataattcaTATCACCTTTTGTCTGATATTCATATCTTCATCTAATAAGTTTGATTCCAATATTATTTAAGCTTAAGGTTTTCTATATAAGTAATTTTGTGTTTCACTTAATATAAACAAAAGGCTATTAGCATATTAGTAATATCTTGTTATATTTTTCCTtaaaaagaagagattatgattGATCTAAATTTTGAAGCAACTCaaataatgaaatattatttaaagattTGAACAGAATATCCGAAATAACAGTGCAATATCAATTAATCAAACtaaattaaattgaaaaaatCCATAATAACCTAAAcagaaaatcaaagaaaaaaaaacaatctaaaaACACTCCTTATTCAAATCAGCAAACCAAACAGTCCGAAGCTATCTAATCCTTAGTCCGAAGCTATCTCCTCCTTTGGGAAGAAGTATCTGTTATGCATCATGAGAGAATCAGCTGCTACGGGTTCATTGTCTTGGTTCCTATGCCATGTGTATTGTGCGTGTGTCTTGTTCTTAATTTCAAGAAGAGCATGACCAAAACTCGATTCCCTATAGGCCGAGTAACTCGGTTGCGGATCTGTAAAACTGAAGAAAGAGAGACATACCATGCTAGTTTCAATATGGTTAAAACAACTTAAAAATAGACCGAACAAAACTGTTTTATTTACCTATTTGCGATTCCTTCGATGTTTCCTCCATCTCCGATTGTGATGTAAATTGGAGCATTAGGATCTTTCACTGGAGTGCTCAAGCCATTGGTGATATTATACTTAATATTGGAAACACGTTCGGATCTTTCATACGCATGGACATGACCAGCCAAGACCAAATCAACCTTGCTGTTAACAAACCACGACTCAAACATTACCCTCATGCTCTCACCTTCCATGTAATGGTAGTTGACACTATTGTACCACGGCGAGTGAACCATAACAATCAACCATGGAGTCTCCTCTCTATTCACGTTCTTCAGCTCTTGCTCGAGCCACACGTATTGCGGTGTGTATTTTCCTAGAAATGAGATAAGTGTTATGTaaacaaaatcaagaaaaatattCACTAGTCTTTTTTTAGTGGTTTTTCTGTTACCGTAGCCAGAGTAAGAGGATAGGACGATGATGTGAGCAGGGCCGCGTCTGACTGAGTACCAAAGAGGAGATATGCTCCCTGAGGTTTTGAAGGCGTTATGGTAACGGTGAATATAAGGCCTGAATGCGTGACGCTCGCCCTGATTAAAAGATCCAAAATGTAATTAAACCAAAACTGAACCAAACGAAATTACGAAAAGACTTGAAATAGGTGAATCTTACTATGTTTGGAACGAAATCAATCTCGTGATTCCCAGCAGCATAGATAATGGGCTGGTAAGCAGCGCAAGGCTCCATGAATCTTC
It encodes:
- the LOC103834979 gene encoding aldehyde dehydrogenase family 3 member F1: MERERSMEAVKETVDQSLREMRDTFASGRTRSVKWRKAQLGAIIEMVKDNEEKMSDVLFQDLGKHSTEAFRDELGFVMRSATTALNCLDKWVVPRNSNLPLLFYPATGKVISEPYGTVLVLSSWNFPISLSLDPMIGAIAAGNTVLLKASELSPNASALLAKLIPSYLDTKAIKVIEGGPDIATILLQHQWDKIFFTGSPKIGKIIMAAAAEHLTPVTLELGGKCPTIIDHHSVSKDMKSVVKRISGGKWGSCSGQACISVDYVLVEQSFASTLIDMFKPVIRSFFGENPKESGCLAKIVTKKHFQRLSRLLNDPRVKASIVYGGSMDEEKLYVEPTILLDPPLDSEIVNEEIFGPILPIITLRDIQESIGFIKSKPKPLAIYAFTKDENLKTRILSETSSGSVTFNDLMIQYMCDALPFGGVGQSGMGRYHGKYSFECFSHEKAIMEGSLAMDLEARYPPWNNFKLNFIRLAFREAYFKLVLLMLGLTKGVRK
- the LOC103834978 gene encoding purple acid phosphatase 6, with amino-acid sequence MKIFMLSILLLSIATLINGGITSKYVRQAQPANEMSLETFPSPAGHNAPEQVHLTQGDHNGRGMIISWVTPLNLDGSDVVTYWIASNGSDIKRRKKKASTSSYKFYDYSSGFLHHATIKNLEYDTKYMYEVGTDKSVRQFSFTTPPKVGPDVPYTFGIIGDLGQTYASNETLYHYMSNPKGQTILFPGDLAYQDNHPNHDQRKWDTWGRFMEPCAAYQPIIYAAGNHEIDFVPNIGERHAFRPYIHRYHNAFKTSGSISPLWYSVRRGPAHIIVLSSYSGYGKYTPQYVWLEQELKNVNREETPWLIVMVHSPWYNSVNYHYMEGESMRVMFESWFVNSKVDLVLAGHVHAYERSERVSNIKYNITNGLSTPVKDPNAPIYITIGDGGNIEGIANSFTDPQPSYSAYRESSFGHALLEIKNKTHAQYTWHRNQDNEPVAADSLMMHNRYFFPKEEIASD